The Vibrio ishigakensis genome has a window encoding:
- a CDS encoding aminoimidazole riboside kinase, which yields MTIQTSNRVWLTGDAVVDLIPNDQFTYLKCPGGAPANVAVAIARLQGETGFFGRVGNDPLGRFMQKTLADEGVETSRLILDDEQRTSTVIVDLDDDGERSFTFMVKPSADQFLVPQDVPSFKQGEWLHVCSIALANEPSRSSTLAAMEQIKQAGGFVSFDPNLRDEVWANPEEIIPVVQKAIALADVVKFSDDELLFLTGCDSIESALASLPQTDNQLVLITQGAKGALVVFGGEQELQSGKAVKPVDTTGAGDAFVGGLLASLARAEQWQSADAIRHAVKWANACGALATTQKGAMTALPTESELEAYLAG from the coding sequence ATGACTATCCAAACTTCAAACCGTGTATGGCTAACAGGCGATGCTGTAGTTGACCTGATTCCTAACGATCAATTCACTTATCTAAAGTGTCCTGGTGGCGCACCGGCCAATGTAGCGGTAGCTATTGCCCGTCTACAAGGTGAGACAGGTTTCTTTGGGCGAGTAGGTAATGATCCTCTGGGTCGCTTTATGCAGAAGACCCTTGCTGATGAGGGCGTAGAGACAAGTCGCCTTATTCTAGATGACGAACAACGCACTTCGACGGTTATCGTTGATCTGGATGACGACGGTGAACGCAGCTTTACCTTTATGGTTAAACCAAGTGCTGATCAATTCCTAGTGCCGCAAGATGTACCTAGCTTCAAACAAGGTGAGTGGCTACATGTGTGTTCAATTGCGCTAGCGAATGAACCAAGCCGTTCAAGCACTCTGGCTGCGATGGAGCAGATTAAACAAGCGGGTGGTTTTGTGAGTTTCGATCCAAACCTTCGTGATGAAGTGTGGGCAAACCCTGAAGAGATTATCCCTGTAGTTCAAAAGGCGATTGCACTGGCTGACGTGGTTAAGTTCTCTGATGATGAGTTACTCTTCCTGACCGGCTGTGACTCAATTGAATCTGCATTAGCGAGTCTTCCACAAACCGATAACCAACTTGTACTGATCACTCAGGGTGCAAAAGGTGCGCTAGTTGTGTTTGGGGGTGAACAAGAGCTTCAATCTGGTAAGGCGGTTAAGCCTGTAGATACGACAGGCGCGGGTGACGCGTTTGTAGGTGGTTTGCTTGCATCTCTTGCTCGTGCAGAGCAATGGCAAAGTGCGGATGCGATTCGTCACGCGGTTAAGTGGGCCAATGCTTGCGGCGCATTGGCAACCACTCAAAAGGGTGCGATGACGGCACTTCCTACTGAAAGTGAACTAGAAGCTTATCTAGCGGGTTAA
- a CDS encoding porin, translated as MKHSHKISITALLVSSVLSVSAFAEDALQAQSSVDNISDLSSTADTPNNLYDFIDNEKLKGVAYAGAELGGSALFGDQTDGNGDDASFEHWDMFKVGADFTYLVNDQLSLLLGGEARYAWSGFDTKLEPQNYVDRFQFGFKTVAGTTTYGKQCGIADVYLGFGDISKEFGLGAEADEVACTDEQFNHHYINDNFDIGVAYEHQHDAWAVGGSVTAGPVVIGGTYVDIGKSGNYQDMMPGKDLSETVYTVGAVLVLDKFNVAAKYAASEMDTDNGTLDTTGYAFGVAYQATMNLSLAATYNYEDYDFSTNALDSDDDWFTVGASYRINEHFEFVTDYKVASEADDKLFLRVNVSI; from the coding sequence ATGAAACACTCGCACAAGATCTCTATTACAGCCCTACTAGTTTCTTCAGTTCTTTCTGTAAGCGCATTTGCAGAAGATGCTCTGCAAGCACAATCATCTGTTGATAACATCTCTGACCTATCTTCTACAGCAGATACTCCAAACAACCTTTACGACTTTATCGATAACGAAAAACTAAAAGGTGTGGCATACGCAGGCGCAGAACTGGGCGGTTCAGCTCTATTCGGTGACCAAACTGATGGAAATGGTGATGACGCTTCTTTCGAACACTGGGATATGTTCAAAGTAGGTGCTGATTTCACTTACCTGGTAAACGACCAACTGTCCCTACTTCTAGGCGGTGAAGCACGCTACGCTTGGTCTGGTTTCGATACTAAACTTGAACCACAAAACTACGTTGACCGTTTCCAATTTGGTTTCAAAACTGTAGCTGGTACAACAACTTACGGTAAGCAATGTGGTATTGCCGATGTTTACCTAGGTTTTGGTGACATCTCTAAAGAATTTGGTCTTGGCGCAGAAGCTGATGAAGTTGCTTGTACTGACGAGCAATTCAACCATCACTACATCAACGACAACTTCGATATCGGTGTAGCTTATGAACACCAACACGATGCTTGGGCTGTGGGTGGTTCTGTTACAGCAGGTCCAGTTGTAATTGGTGGTACTTACGTAGATATCGGTAAATCTGGTAACTACCAAGATATGATGCCAGGTAAAGATCTAAGCGAAACTGTTTACACTGTAGGTGCGGTTCTTGTTCTAGATAAATTTAATGTTGCAGCAAAATACGCAGCATCTGAGATGGATACTGACAATGGTACGCTAGACACGACTGGCTATGCATTCGGTGTTGCTTACCAAGCAACCATGAACCTATCTCTAGCTGCAACTTACAACTACGAAGACTATGACTTCTCAACAAACGCGCTTGATTCAGACGACGATTGGTTCACAGTGGGTGCTTCTTACCGCATCAACGAGCACTTTGAATTCGTAACTGACTACAAAGTAGCTTCAGAAGCAGACGATAAATTGTTCCTGCGCGTTAACGTGTCTATCTAA
- a CDS encoding LacI family DNA-binding transcriptional regulator, with the protein MARTKYTLADIAKLAEVSKSTVSFVLNGHAQKHRIPESTVEKVLEITQRLNYRPSSTARALRTKQSQSYGLIIPDIANRGFALIAKELEKLCRNAGVQLLMASTNDDVDNEKEIANQLIARDVDKLIVASGMKNADFYNQLNLTTPVVAFDRSLENSDFPTVTTDTRSTTESLLLECLEGVEECFYIGGQPELSSSQLRLSGYHTAMARLHIDAPDSHIFELDYEVESGYKMMKQVLEVNPTPQALFVASHSLMQGVLKCIFEHQLSNVRLCCFDDDPIYDCLAFPIHSIEQDCQAIASSIFSLLTTETPVKNQHHKLAAILHHR; encoded by the coding sequence ATGGCTCGCACTAAGTACACACTGGCTGATATCGCTAAACTCGCTGAGGTCTCTAAGTCCACAGTGAGCTTTGTACTTAATGGTCATGCACAAAAACACCGTATTCCTGAGTCGACTGTCGAAAAGGTTCTAGAAATTACCCAGAGGCTTAATTACCGCCCTTCTAGTACCGCAAGAGCACTACGAACTAAGCAGTCTCAAAGTTACGGACTGATCATTCCTGACATCGCAAACCGTGGCTTTGCTCTGATTGCAAAAGAGTTAGAGAAACTGTGCCGCAATGCCGGTGTTCAGTTACTCATGGCTTCGACTAATGACGATGTCGATAATGAAAAAGAGATAGCTAACCAACTGATAGCCAGAGATGTCGACAAATTAATCGTTGCTTCCGGCATGAAAAATGCGGACTTCTATAACCAGTTAAATCTCACAACGCCTGTTGTCGCATTTGACCGCTCGCTGGAAAATTCCGACTTTCCAACTGTGACCACAGATACCCGCTCAACGACTGAGTCTCTGCTACTTGAATGTTTAGAGGGTGTTGAGGAATGCTTCTATATTGGCGGCCAACCAGAGCTGTCCTCTAGCCAACTGCGTTTGTCTGGGTATCACACAGCTATGGCACGTTTACATATAGACGCACCTGATAGCCATATATTTGAGTTAGACTATGAAGTTGAGAGTGGATACAAGATGATGAAGCAGGTTTTAGAGGTGAACCCAACGCCTCAAGCTCTGTTTGTTGCATCTCACTCTCTAATGCAGGGCGTTTTGAAGTGTATTTTTGAGCATCAGCTTTCCAATGTGCGTCTGTGCTGCTTCGATGATGACCCTATCTATGACTGTCTTGCGTTCCCAATACACTCTATCGAACAAGATTGTCAGGCTATCGCCAGCTCTATCTTTTCTTTGCTAACCACCGAAACTCCCGTCAAAAATCAGCACCATAAACTGGCTGCTATCCTTCATCATCGATAA
- a CDS encoding LysR family transcriptional regulator, producing the protein MKTLEQQLSRVDLNLLVSLSVLLKEKNVSRAAETLYLSQPAMSRTLKRLRDVFDDPLFYRESAGLQPTDKALSLQEPLSEILMSVNKLIDSTKFTPELCDQTFKISLPPLMSRQLSVPLVREVMRAAPKASLLEYPASKDPEKLLKQREVDFSIHITTPANKEEFPSELIGSTYGVIYGMKDHPLATKKGVSIEDCVKYPFMDLNLDLRSDADSQNPVDEYLAPLGLKREVTFKSGQLNTLVDAMEDSNNLLVSTHALRSVDNFRERLVPIYSMKGALDIDVYLLEHKRTANSAPHQWLKGLILETLRGRAFNCEV; encoded by the coding sequence ATGAAGACACTGGAACAACAGCTCTCTCGAGTGGATCTAAACCTATTGGTCTCTCTAAGCGTCCTTCTTAAAGAAAAGAATGTATCCCGCGCCGCAGAAACACTATATCTCTCACAACCCGCGATGAGTCGAACCTTAAAGAGGCTTCGAGATGTGTTTGATGATCCACTTTTCTACCGCGAATCCGCTGGACTCCAGCCGACCGACAAGGCCCTTAGCTTGCAAGAACCTCTGTCTGAGATATTGATGTCGGTGAACAAACTCATCGATAGCACTAAATTTACGCCAGAGCTTTGCGATCAAACGTTCAAGATTTCTCTTCCACCTCTTATGAGTCGCCAGTTGTCTGTGCCACTAGTAAGAGAAGTAATGAGGGCAGCCCCTAAAGCAAGCCTATTGGAATACCCAGCGTCAAAAGATCCTGAGAAACTGCTTAAACAACGTGAGGTAGACTTCTCCATTCACATCACAACGCCAGCAAACAAAGAAGAATTTCCTAGCGAGCTTATTGGTTCGACCTATGGTGTGATTTACGGGATGAAAGATCACCCACTTGCGACCAAAAAAGGGGTCTCAATAGAAGATTGCGTTAAGTATCCTTTTATGGACCTTAACCTAGATTTACGCTCTGATGCAGACTCGCAGAACCCAGTGGATGAATATCTGGCGCCTTTGGGTCTTAAACGTGAAGTAACCTTTAAAAGTGGTCAGCTAAACACCCTAGTAGATGCTATGGAAGACTCAAACAACCTGCTGGTATCTACCCACGCATTGAGAAGTGTCGACAACTTTCGAGAAAGATTGGTCCCTATCTATAGCATGAAGGGCGCATTGGATATCGATGTCTACTTGCTCGAACACAAGCGCACCGCCAATAGCGCCCCCCATCAATGGCTTAAAGGCTTGATCTTAGAAACCCTAAGAGGTCGCGCCTTTAACTGCGAGGTTTAA
- the nfsA gene encoding oxygen-insensitive NADPH nitroreductase — MNSTIDTLLSHRSIRAFTPEPIKQEQLQAILDCGIAASSSSFIQCVSIIRVTDQTKREKLAEYAGNQAYVANCAEFFVFCIDYNRHKQIHPDAQLGFTEQTLIGSIDAGLMAQNCLTAAESLELGGVYIGGLRNNPDKVADLLELPENVLPLFGLCLGHPAQAPEIKPRLPKQILVHENQYQTLDTDVLATYDKVIEQYYATRTDNKKTMTWSEQITGTLSKEARPFMKAFLHKQGFSIK, encoded by the coding sequence ATGAATTCCACAATTGATACCTTATTGAGCCATCGCTCTATTCGCGCCTTCACCCCTGAACCAATCAAACAAGAACAACTGCAAGCCATTCTAGACTGTGGTATTGCGGCTTCTAGTTCTAGCTTTATCCAATGTGTCTCTATTATCCGTGTTACCGATCAAACCAAGCGTGAAAAGCTTGCTGAGTATGCGGGTAATCAAGCCTATGTCGCCAACTGCGCCGAGTTCTTTGTGTTCTGCATCGATTACAATCGCCATAAGCAGATCCACCCTGACGCACAGCTTGGTTTCACTGAACAAACCTTAATTGGCTCTATCGACGCAGGCTTAATGGCACAGAACTGCCTAACGGCGGCTGAATCTCTTGAACTGGGTGGTGTGTATATTGGCGGGCTCAGAAACAACCCTGACAAGGTTGCAGATCTGTTAGAGCTGCCTGAGAATGTGTTACCACTGTTTGGACTCTGCCTAGGGCATCCGGCTCAAGCGCCAGAGATCAAACCACGTTTACCAAAACAGATCTTGGTACATGAAAACCAATATCAAACGCTCGATACAGATGTGCTGGCCACTTACGACAAAGTAATTGAGCAATACTACGCGACGCGCACTGACAATAAGAAAACCATGACTTGGTCTGAGCAAATTACAGGTACTCTGAGTAAAGAAGCACGACCTTTCATGAAGGCGTTTCTACACAAGCAAGGCTTTAGTATTAAATAA
- a CDS encoding porin — MKKAALTTAILAVMASGSAAAATVYKDDTTELKIGGRAEARFNISDNNESDTDSTFADKSRARLNIVGKSQISDDLYGFGKYEAEFDTDASITNRYAFAGLGTNFGEFSYGKQDSAQVILTDITDTMATFGADSADIVAGNKDKRSNNFLYAGEFGGLNVQANYIASDEKDADSYGISALYGFDFGLDLGLGYVGQTNGDDDDSQINFAAQYSIADFTLGGFYGLGSVADEDVNAFEISALYKLNKWTFVAVYNYNDVDTLIKQTKTGLDEVDNFAIEAVYKFNGNLRTYAGYKFEQVDNQDDQIQAGIRYDF; from the coding sequence ATGAAAAAGGCAGCGTTAACTACTGCGATTCTAGCTGTAATGGCTTCTGGTTCAGCGGCAGCAGCAACAGTTTACAAGGATGACACTACTGAACTGAAAATCGGCGGTCGTGCGGAAGCTCGCTTCAATATTTCTGACAACAACGAATCTGATACTGACAGCACTTTTGCTGATAAGTCTCGTGCACGTCTAAACATCGTTGGTAAATCTCAAATCTCTGATGACCTATACGGCTTTGGTAAGTACGAAGCTGAGTTCGACACTGACGCTTCAATCACTAACCGTTATGCGTTTGCAGGTCTTGGCACAAACTTCGGTGAGTTCTCTTACGGTAAGCAAGATTCAGCTCAGGTAATCCTAACTGACATCACTGATACTATGGCTACATTCGGTGCAGATTCTGCTGACATCGTTGCAGGTAACAAAGATAAGCGCTCTAACAACTTCCTATACGCAGGTGAGTTCGGTGGCCTGAACGTTCAAGCTAACTACATCGCTTCAGACGAAAAAGATGCAGACAGCTACGGTATCTCTGCACTATATGGTTTTGATTTCGGTCTTGACCTAGGTCTAGGTTACGTTGGTCAAACTAACGGTGACGACGATGACAGCCAGATCAACTTCGCAGCACAGTACTCTATCGCTGACTTCACTCTAGGCGGTTTCTACGGTCTAGGTTCAGTTGCAGATGAAGACGTAAACGCATTCGAAATCTCAGCGCTATACAAGCTAAACAAGTGGACTTTCGTTGCAGTGTACAACTACAACGACGTAGACACGCTAATCAAGCAAACTAAAACTGGCCTAGACGAAGTAGACAACTTCGCTATCGAAGCAGTTTACAAGTTCAACGGTAACCTACGCACTTACGCGGGCTACAAGTTCGAGCAAGTTGACAACCAAGACGACCAAATCCAAGCGGGTATCCGTTACGATTTCTAA
- a CDS encoding carbohydrate porin: MKNTFKLSLAAVLVSSAMTANAGSVFEMKGDNGSFFSIGGNVELNFNYVDGDQDTGVDFDVEDSEWNQDGRVLIEFAGEKVTDSGNYVGVKAQPLFESTGNVALDDAYFEFGKKESWAVRAGRYEAYDMFPQVDVFLDYSGDTANDLYTDGSLYVYQSKEARGRGSDGQVMYFQNFGNLYVELGTMLGDRSGLFSDSGIIDGKSYHGEAIVSTEDSFLIRPVVAYTMGNFKLAASMETNLAEDTAVTSSGVDVGDRTGYGLSGNYANGDFSANLSLAYMDAVDEENYSASVNVLYKNFGLGYIHGTNSYESKEINFVDGDVAVDTAYASYTFENVLAVEDFSILLGAFYSTIDDSDLERNSLTSVGTFQEEDDFGGRIRLFYEF; this comes from the coding sequence ATGAAAAACACATTTAAGCTATCTCTAGCAGCAGTCCTAGTTTCAAGTGCAATGACAGCAAACGCTGGCAGTGTCTTCGAGATGAAAGGTGATAACGGTAGCTTTTTCTCTATTGGCGGTAACGTCGAGCTTAACTTCAACTATGTCGATGGTGACCAAGACACTGGTGTTGACTTCGATGTTGAAGACAGCGAGTGGAACCAAGATGGCCGAGTACTTATCGAGTTTGCCGGTGAAAAAGTTACTGACAGTGGTAACTATGTAGGTGTTAAAGCACAGCCTCTGTTCGAAAGTACAGGTAACGTGGCGCTTGATGATGCCTACTTTGAGTTTGGTAAAAAAGAAAGCTGGGCAGTCCGAGCTGGTCGTTATGAAGCCTATGACATGTTCCCGCAAGTAGACGTATTCCTAGACTACTCCGGCGATACTGCAAACGACCTATATACAGACGGTTCTCTATATGTATACCAAAGTAAAGAAGCACGTGGTCGTGGTTCTGACGGTCAAGTAATGTACTTCCAGAACTTTGGTAACCTATACGTTGAGCTTGGCACTATGCTAGGTGACCGTTCTGGTCTATTCAGTGACAGCGGTATCATAGATGGAAAATCCTATCACGGTGAAGCAATCGTTAGCACTGAAGATTCTTTCCTAATTCGCCCAGTTGTTGCTTACACCATGGGTAACTTCAAACTAGCTGCTTCTATGGAAACTAACCTAGCAGAAGATACTGCTGTAACCTCTAGCGGCGTTGATGTGGGTGACCGTACCGGTTACGGCCTATCTGGTAACTACGCAAACGGCGACTTCTCTGCAAACCTAAGCTTGGCATACATGGATGCGGTTGACGAAGAGAACTACTCTGCCAGCGTTAACGTTCTTTATAAGAACTTCGGCCTAGGCTACATCCACGGTACTAACAGCTACGAGTCTAAAGAAATCAATTTCGTAGATGGTGATGTGGCTGTAGATACAGCTTATGCATCTTATACCTTTGAGAATGTGCTAGCGGTTGAAGACTTCTCTATCCTACTAGGGGCGTTCTACTCCACTATCGACGACAGCGATCTTGAGCGTAATTCACTCACTTCTGTAGGTACTTTCCAAGAAGAAGACGATTTCGGTGGCCGTATTCGCCTATTCTACGAGTTCTAA
- a CDS encoding carbohydrate porin, translated as MKNTFKLSLAAILVSSAMTANAGISIVDNEEGNFSIGGNVELNFNYQDREMMDDSEFNQDGRVLIEFAGEKFTDAGYYVGVKAQPLFESTGNVALDDAYFEFGKQDSWAVRAGRYEAYDMFPVGLDVFLEYSGDTSNELYSDGSAYIYQMKEARGRGADGQIMYYQSFGNLYVELGTMLGDRSGLFSDDGMLGQKTYHGESIVSTKDSFLVRPVVAYNMGDFTVAASMETNLVNDTAVTSSGVDVGDRTGYGLTGNWATGDISVNANFAYMDAVDETNMSVGLNALYKNFGLGYIYGMNEYENKEIKGWADGDVNVSTYYASYEFTNVLAVQDFSVLLGAYYSSVDNKLDNPGSAMFEEHDDYGARIRLFYEF; from the coding sequence ATGAAAAACACATTTAAGCTATCTCTAGCAGCAATCCTAGTTTCTTCTGCTATGACAGCTAACGCTGGCATCTCTATCGTTGACAATGAAGAAGGCAACTTCTCTATCGGCGGTAACGTCGAGCTTAACTTCAACTATCAAGATCGTGAGATGATGGACGATAGCGAGTTCAACCAGGACGGTCGCGTTCTAATTGAATTTGCAGGTGAAAAATTCACAGACGCAGGTTACTACGTAGGTGTTAAAGCTCAGCCACTTTTCGAAAGTACTGGTAACGTTGCACTGGATGACGCGTATTTCGAATTCGGTAAGCAAGACAGTTGGGCAGTTCGTGCAGGTCGTTACGAAGCATACGACATGTTCCCTGTAGGCCTAGACGTATTCCTTGAGTACTCTGGCGACACTTCAAACGAACTATATTCAGATGGTTCAGCGTATATCTATCAAATGAAAGAAGCGCGTGGTCGTGGTGCTGACGGTCAGATCATGTACTACCAAAGCTTTGGCAACCTATACGTTGAGCTAGGCACTATGCTAGGTGACCGTTCTGGTCTATTCAGCGACGATGGCATGCTTGGTCAGAAAACCTATCACGGTGAATCCATTGTTAGCACTAAAGACTCTTTCCTAGTTCGTCCAGTTGTCGCTTACAACATGGGTGACTTCACTGTTGCTGCTTCTATGGAAACTAACCTAGTTAACGATACTGCTGTTACTTCAAGCGGTGTTGATGTGGGCGACCGTACTGGTTACGGCCTAACAGGTAACTGGGCTACTGGTGACATCTCTGTAAACGCGAACTTTGCATACATGGACGCAGTTGACGAAACTAACATGTCTGTTGGCTTGAACGCACTGTACAAAAACTTCGGTCTTGGTTACATCTACGGCATGAACGAGTACGAAAACAAAGAGATCAAAGGTTGGGCTGACGGTGACGTAAACGTTAGCACCTACTATGCATCTTACGAGTTCACCAACGTACTAGCAGTACAAGACTTCTCTGTTCTTCTTGGTGCTTACTACTCAAGCGTAGACAACAAGCTTGATAACCCAGGCTCTGCGATGTTTGAAGAGCACGACGACTACGGTGCACGTATCCGTCTATTCTACGAATTCTAA
- a CDS encoding DUF1415 domain-containing protein, translated as MDKVQQETLQWLKEVVIGLNLCPFAAKPFKKDQIRIAVSEGTSEEEVLETLLQEMLLLDNEPADVLETTLVVIPNFLQDFTDYNFFLDWVDALIKQQGYEGTYQVATFHPDYCFNGCEPEDVENLTNRSPYPVIHLIREESISKVLKHFPAPDSIPDTNIETVSKLTQEELQKLYPFLWR; from the coding sequence ATGGACAAGGTGCAACAAGAAACGCTGCAGTGGCTTAAAGAGGTGGTGATAGGACTCAATCTCTGTCCTTTTGCAGCCAAACCGTTTAAGAAAGATCAGATCCGAATCGCAGTAAGTGAAGGGACATCGGAAGAAGAGGTGCTAGAAACCCTATTACAAGAGATGTTATTGCTGGATAACGAACCTGCGGACGTTCTGGAGACCACGCTGGTCGTTATACCTAATTTCTTGCAGGACTTTACCGACTACAACTTTTTCCTAGATTGGGTAGACGCACTAATCAAACAGCAAGGGTATGAAGGCACTTATCAAGTGGCGACATTCCACCCCGACTACTGTTTTAACGGGTGTGAACCAGAAGATGTGGAGAACCTAACTAACCGTTCTCCTTATCCGGTGATTCATTTGATAAGGGAAGAGAGCATCTCTAAGGTGCTTAAGCACTTCCCTGCCCCTGATTCTATTCCTGATACCAATATCGAGACGGTTTCTAAGTTAACTCAAGAGGAATTGCAGAAACTCTATCCTTTCCTTTGGCGTTAA
- a CDS encoding glutaredoxin domain-containing protein — translation MTKPIKITLYRWAGSWGPFKVNIPCGECTLTKDILKDTFETELKDVEIEFEVKDWLSHWWEPLKKGAWHAPILLVEGKVVSQGEALNRGVLVQSVIAEWTKRDNLQGNIVYGKATCPYCIKAKKMLDEAGIEYTYHDVVKESAALYRMIPEVKAHIGLKTPVTVPQIWMNGEYIGGADNLENWLGSEKNLQVPNNVLDMPVAGNQ, via the coding sequence ATGACTAAGCCAATCAAAATCACACTCTATCGTTGGGCCGGCAGTTGGGGACCATTTAAGGTAAACATCCCATGTGGGGAGTGCACCCTAACCAAAGATATCCTTAAAGATACCTTTGAAACCGAGCTCAAAGACGTAGAGATTGAGTTTGAGGTGAAGGATTGGCTGTCACACTGGTGGGAGCCACTAAAGAAAGGTGCATGGCACGCCCCTATCCTGCTTGTCGAGGGTAAAGTGGTAAGCCAAGGGGAAGCGCTAAACCGAGGCGTTCTGGTGCAGTCGGTTATCGCAGAGTGGACGAAACGAGACAACCTGCAAGGCAACATCGTTTATGGTAAAGCAACCTGCCCGTACTGCATCAAGGCGAAGAAGATGCTGGATGAAGCTGGAATTGAATACACCTATCACGATGTAGTAAAAGAAAGTGCAGCGCTATACCGCATGATCCCTGAAGTGAAAGCGCATATCGGTCTTAAAACTCCAGTGACAGTGCCGCAAATCTGGATGAACGGTGAATATATCGGTGGTGCAGACAACCTTGAAAACTGGTTAGGTTCAGAGAAAAACCTTCAAGTTCCTAACAACGTTCTAGATATGCCAGTGGCTGGTAATCAGTAA
- a CDS encoding OmpP1/FadL family transporter, giving the protein MSFHKSSLALALSFALPSVASASGIFLSEAGSANLGTGGAGDGVYTKNAVAIWTNPATASFMEEERHTISATVLNLNMGYEDNNGGVGAESNKTMPVASYFSNHHINDKWSWGLALSSRGGAALDYGYEWAGAGQLTDVALVTYQLNPSVSYRIDERAAIAFGLQLDYALINANTSAIELDTSDSFAAGFNVGMMFDVTESVNLGISYRSQLEHNFDGDTRLILDEDKMVIGTGKYGAPLITPAILDISASYKVSAKTTVFTSVQWHDWSKWDKTIVELDYGRGERNYPINREFEDVWHFGFGGEHQLGNSSWTLKAGYSYETSPLDDKANQSPDLPVGEQHRYSIGLSKQFQDSTLDLYYEYADFGEMEIAQEGRFKDLNGTFIGQVHFVGASYTF; this is encoded by the coding sequence ATGTCCTTCCATAAATCTTCCCTTGCTCTAGCTCTATCCTTTGCCCTTCCTTCTGTTGCCTCAGCTAGCGGTATTTTTCTTTCCGAAGCAGGTTCCGCCAACTTGGGTACTGGCGGTGCTGGTGACGGGGTTTATACCAAGAACGCAGTAGCAATATGGACCAACCCTGCTACCGCAAGCTTTATGGAAGAAGAGCGACACACCATTAGTGCGACCGTGCTGAACTTGAATATGGGATATGAGGATAACAATGGTGGCGTGGGCGCAGAGTCAAACAAGACCATGCCCGTTGCTAGCTATTTTAGTAATCACCATATCAACGATAAGTGGAGTTGGGGTCTAGCTTTGTCTTCTCGTGGCGGTGCCGCTCTAGACTATGGATATGAATGGGCAGGTGCTGGCCAATTAACTGACGTTGCGCTCGTTACTTATCAACTCAACCCGTCTGTGAGTTATCGTATCGATGAGAGAGCTGCGATTGCTTTCGGTCTACAGTTGGATTACGCACTTATCAATGCAAACACTAGTGCTATTGAACTAGATACTAGCGATAGTTTCGCTGCTGGTTTCAATGTCGGTATGATGTTTGATGTAACTGAGAGCGTAAATCTTGGTATCTCATACCGTTCACAACTGGAACATAACTTTGATGGTGATACGCGCTTAATCTTAGATGAAGATAAAATGGTTATCGGAACTGGAAAATACGGTGCACCACTTATCACTCCTGCAATCCTTGATATAAGTGCTAGCTATAAAGTAAGCGCTAAGACCACAGTCTTTACGTCTGTTCAATGGCATGATTGGAGCAAATGGGACAAGACAATTGTTGAACTCGACTATGGTCGAGGTGAACGCAATTATCCTATCAACAGAGAGTTTGAAGACGTTTGGCACTTCGGCTTTGGTGGTGAGCATCAGCTAGGGAATAGCTCTTGGACCCTAAAAGCAGGCTACTCTTACGAGACCTCTCCACTAGACGACAAAGCGAACCAATCACCAGACCTTCCAGTTGGCGAACAGCACAGATACTCTATTGGCCTATCTAAGCAATTCCAAGACAGCACTCTAGATCTGTACTATGAATATGCCGACTTCGGTGAAATGGAAATAGCTCAAGAGGGCAGATTCAAAGACCTTAACGGCACCTTCATCGGCCAAGTTCACTTCGTAGGCGCAAGCTACACCTTCTAA